DNA sequence from the Falco peregrinus isolate bFalPer1 chromosome 1, bFalPer1.pri, whole genome shotgun sequence genome:
TATCTATAAGAATTCTCAGTATCGTACCATACTTGTACTTGTTGaggtctgcagcgggtctgcagataAGTTAGTTGAcctcaaagacttagccgtgtaccttttAGACggccacaaattgtcaggtatgtaaacagggtgtgaagaatcggaacttagaaccgcagcatacgggcacctacagcaacagcaaatagcaagcaagaaggacacaaaaacctatcagggtctaacacctgcactgtctaagatatatacatagtttgtataaacaataaaggccattttgtctgaacccagccatgcagacatagtgtttcttttaagtccacctcgacttgcgtcaccacatgTACTTCTTTCCAGTGGAAATACATTACACAACTTTCAGTGACGTATAAAAACTGGAAATCCCATAGCACATATTTAATACACAAGTGCATAGTAAACCATTACTGGGTTTTCCAATGTCCAGTTCTACAAAATCAGTGTAATATGACCAATACACCCTACCTCGCGAACTTCATTCTCCTTCATCACATGTCTTGTAATGTATCGGATGGAATCTAGAGCTGCTTCCAAGGTGTTCCTAGATGATTCTGATCCATTCACATTTCCTGTTTCCTCCTTCTGAGCAAAGTATCTATCCACATGGCTTCTCATGCAAAGCAGCTTGGGAAGTTTGTGAAGAAATATCTTGCGAACCCAAGGTGCCATAGCATTATGTGTAGACGAAGAGCGATGATGAATATTGATAGCAAAGACAGTTATCACAATAGACAATGTCACAAATATCATAGTGAACACCAAGTACTCTCCTATAAGTGGGATAACTTTAGAAGATGATGGAATAATCTCTTCaataacaagaagaaaaacagtcaaAGATACCAGTACTGAAGTGCAAAGTGAAATTTTTTCACCTTCATTTGAAGGAAGATAGAAGACAAGGACAGTTAGAAATGAAAGCCCAATACAAGGAATAATGAGAAACAACGTGTAGAAAAGTGGCAGACGTCTAATTATAAATGAATATGTAACAAAAGGATACCAGCAGCACCCATCAGTCCTATTTCCTTTGCTCCCTGTTGCAGTCACTATTTCCCATTCTCCATTATCAAAAAAGTCTCTTTTGTCAACATCGTAGTCTTCAAGAACTATATCAACCTGTGAGCCATCGTAAGTCCAGGAACCAAATTTCATAGAGCAATTTTGGAggtcaaaggggaaaaaggttACATCAATAGTACAAGAACTTTTGTAGTTTGCTGGTGGAGTCCAAGCAATGGTGCCATCATACTTTACTACAGTTTTCGTAGATGTTCCCTCAAAACGTCCAtctgcactgaaagaaaaagagatataTGCATGCAATTATGatgggggggtgaggggtatgagtttttaaataggaaaagatGTTTTGTTATTGTCATTTCAGCGTTTTTATCCCTTCTCCCCTTCATAGCCAGAATTTTGGATTGTGTTCATAGTCAAcggtttggggtttttcagtCTGAATATCACACAGGTAAACAGCTCTGGAAGAGCGAAGAATATTTTCAAGTCATGAAGAGATCTGTGCAACTTTCTGTGGTCCCAAGGACCGTGAAAATTGTGACCCTTAACTGCATGACCAAACTCTGCTGTTTCTATACAATATAAATACTTGTCAATTTGGCCAATTTgtaattaatgaagaaaaaaagtcactaaACAGGTAGAGTAATACTTGTGTGCCACCTCCAAGCCTGACTTTACAATCACTGCAAAAACCTTTTTTCCTGACTCAGCAACTCAGGATATGTAAAAACATTGTACATGCACCTGAGTTGAGCAGAAAGGTTAATTCAAAAGTTGTTGCTTCTGAGATCTgttaattctaaaaaaaaaaattcaaaaaaaaatcacaaaaaaagccacaaaaaattACCAGAAAAACCTTACAGTTGAGTGTACTTCATTTTAAATCCATGCTGAATCAGACTTAAACCAGCATGAAGTAGTTACTTCCTTCCCTTTACCATACACTATCAGTTTGTACCCAGCACTATGCAAGACACtgttttccaattaaaaaaaaagtttacacGATGAAGTggaaaaacttttcaaaaatactagaaattccacacagaagcaaagcaaagcatgtAAGCAGTTAACATGAcaacaaaatgcatttccatTCAGAGGCAAATTCTTCCACACATTCTTAGCTCTACTAAATGTACATGCATATCTATCCAATAAGCCTCCTAGAAGCTGCTTGGATGGtaattttatatgaaaagattaaaatcttACTTGTCATACAACACAATATCTGGAATCCAAATAGAATCCGATGGGACACGAATAGATGTTATTCCAGCATAGTCTTCAGGATTCCACCTTAATTTTACATCTATCCATTCCTGTGGATACATGAGATGTATTATTGTGAAGTTGATTTAAACAGGGCAAAAATGGATGAAAATAGataaaaaggcaattaaaaaaataaactggctTTTAAGATTTGCATACAATAGTGAATTTGCTGAACAGACATCTATTTACCTCATCCAGTATCTGTTTCCTAAAAGCCACTTGACAGTATTTCTGTACAGAAGTTCAGATATTAAAATCATTTTCCAGAGTTTGTATACATAAGAGCTATTATGACATCTAGAcaattaaatttgaaaaaaacttgtTCTGAATTAATATCAATGACTTCAGAAGCAATGTAAACATTTTCATcgcaaaaaaataaaatcatgttgCAACTAACAAAACAGTCATTCCTACTTAGGCACAGCAGTACTTTGGTAATTTTATAATTGAACTAAaagctcaagaggaaaaattcAAGTTTCTGAGAATTCAACAtcacacagaattttaaatccCTATTTAGGtcagttcttattttatttgaacTGGCTCAATGGCACCAAGTTCTGCAGAAACTGTTAAGAGGGCACAAAGTGTTATCATCGATGTATTGCCAGCTCATACTTGCAGAGTAGTATCAAAgttttcctggaaagaaaaaccttgCCTGAAACTACAGTAACTGGAAAAGAAGGGAAtgggaagcaaaaggaaaaaaacacaaaggaagtAGCccaaactaaaataatttagtaaGCTAGCAAGTATAACCAGGGTCTGCAAACAGTCTTCTAAGTTAAATCAAAAACGATTTGTGTGTAGCATTTCTCAAATTAATAGCGAACACTAAGTTCAGCACTGGACTCTGATTATTATAAAGCTTGAGGCTTTTTCCTGCCCATAAAGAAATACTCTTAAGAGGAAAAAGTACCTCTTAATAGTAAGCATATACaactttaaaactgaaattcttaAGTGAAGATGACATGCCCACGCTTTTCTTAAtggtttttgaaagaaaacttacATATCAAAGCAGTAACTTTTATGGCTGGATACATGCATCTTGGTATATTAAACGGCCGTGCAATGCCATatcagatttcttttaattaggTAAATGTCttcaatttacatttttgtttggttagtttttgggttttaacaGTTTTATAACAAtcctttaaaacatttccagggacattttttaaaaatactatgtaaaaaaaaccccatgcaacaATTAAGTTTTTTTGAATATATAATTAGAAAATTTTCTTCCAACTTTTGGCTTGCGGTTATGAAGCTTTAGAATTTTTCATCAACATTTTACACATACCTGTTTCAACCAGACATTGGTTGTCATCAATTGATTTTTCTCATcctataaaaataaagcacattttatttaaaaaaaatctgcacagtATATTCATAGTAACTAGCTACTTCAGCTCAGAagtctgtaatttaaaatacaaaccacaCTTCTGAAAGCACTCCAGTCACTGATAAATATGTTTATATGAGAACTTTGTAAACATAGTTATGACCTTTAATTATTTAACTGTcaaaagttgtatttttcctcttctgtgtctctttccgcccttccatttttttaatttgactgTAATTTATGCAGTCTTACTGTTTTTCTACTGAAACAAATGAACAGCCAACATGTGGAAGAAAAACTCCTCTTATAGCTTTAAACAGTGAATTcaaattgaaaataatattctgaagtatcaggagaaaagaaaatatctggtGTAGCTCTTTTACATCACAGGTAATGCCCAGAGATAATGTTCACTACTGTGGAAGTGACACATTTGAAGGCCTACAGGAGGTTTTTGCTGCTGAAGAGGGGGAAGAGCAGTATTTGCAAATGCTcttaaattttataaaaatgagattgataaagtttaaaaatatgtggGTTTTCCATcgaataaataaataaaaacacaattCCCTAGAATTCAGACTTtcactcactttttttttttttttttctggctgaaagCACCACTAAACATAAGAGCCATTTGTTTTCTCAACCTCTCTGCAATCGCTTCTTCATGCCCCAATctacaatgcattttttttattacactgaTAACAATTTTGGAGGGTTAATCAAGCACGTTTAAGTTAAAATATGCTACTATTTCATATGACATTATGTTCCAGAATTTTAAGAATTagggaaaataataaacaaactTGTTTACTATACATACCACATCTACTAGCTGAGAGATTGCAAGgccaaactttatttttattgtgtcaTTTAAGCGTTCCACTGGACGAACCCATCTTTGATAGTCTTCAAATAGATGTTTAAACAAACGATCTTCACTTTTAGCAATAAAAGAAGGTTCAGATATACctatgcaaaacaaaaaagtaatttattaacATTGATTTAAATAAACTGTGCACATCTGCATTCCACTGTCCAAAGAGCTACAGCTATGTTTATGCAGAGTTAAATTTCTCATCTTATCCCCTTTTTTCTGGAGGCATGTACAAGATCTTGGAAGAAgacttttataaaataaactggttttattAACATCTTCATACATTtatcacagtttaaaaaaatttattcctcaagaacattaaaataatttcagttacaATAAAGGCAAAACACACTTGTATCATTTACCTGGTGCCATGCCATTACAGAACTCCTCTAAAACTGAAAGCTTGTCTATGAAGGACTGAAGTTCTATTATTCTGGAACAAGGTGGTACTTTTTCAAAGCCTACATCTACACTATATAGGTCTCTAGTACATTGCACAATTTGTGCTCCAGTTTGAAACAGTAGTCTTGTCATGTTTTAGACATTATTTCTTCTAAAGTCTGGTCACATGTACAATGAATGAACCTTGCAGTGCTCGTAGAGCAGTTTTTCCCCCACATTGTTTTGTATCTTAAGCACGTGCCAATCCATTTACGAGTCTGTCCTCTACCTATTCTAATGCTACACTGACTGGAAGGCACCTTTCTAATTAGGCAAGAGCATACATTCAGTTACTATTTTTTCATAGTTCTCAAGGCATCATTTCAACACCTGGAGACCAACTGGTGATCTGGAACAGCCAAAAAACTTGTAAAGCTTACAAAGAAGTGAAAACTAAATGACTTATCTTGTTTCCTGAGAGGATGGAATACAATGCAGagctctgggggaaaaaaagtactgtAGATACAGAAACTTCAGGCAGTGAGCAGCACAGACTTTAAAAGAGAGATGCAAGTTGTTGTTCTAGAGCACCTCATCAAGCAATGGCTATCCTTCATCTTTGAGATTCCACAAAATCGATGTTATACCAATGTGGTCTCACGGAAGTGTACCAGGAGAAACACTTCTACtcaaaaaaaaggcaaagtttaAGGTTTCGCCATCATGAGAACCCAtgcaaaaaattatattctctAAATAACATGAGAAGGACAAACCTGGGGAAGATAcggagagaggggaggaaaaccAGCAAGGTTGGTGTCTAGTTAAGTAACtcaaataaaaatagctttcaagGCAGTGTGAAAGACCTGAAGAAGGCCACTGCCTcaagaagcagcacaaagctAGACACATCACCTTGAAGGGAATGGCTCCAAAAGGGTCTCCAATTCCCAGACGTCAGAACAATCACCAGAAGACGTGAATATATGCTCTAGACAAAGATTTTTGCTGCTGAGATTTAACCTGCTGAAAAAAGTCCTAACAATTATTACAGTCAGTTTAAGGAACAGAGTAAACCAAAGAAAGATGTGCACAACCATCTCTCTTCAatgcagatttaaaatattatacCATTACATAAATGTACGGCATGACCTCTCTAGAAATGATGCACTCACTAACACCATCCATCTAAAAAAAGAtgtatcagaaacagaaaagcaccaGAGAATGTCATAAACAGATTAAAACCAGAGAGTCATCCATACAAGGAGAGATTTAAAAGattaatgttattttgtttgggGAGGTAAATTTAGTCAACATAACAGAAGTAGATAAAGGAGTGAACAATACACGCAGAAAAAACGCTGATAGCATTTAACCTTTCTCATAAAAGAAggtaaaggaaacaaaaggatcAACTGAAGGCAATATAAACCATTTCTATTTAAAGTTCATTACCACCAATATTTGGTTAATCAGAAACTATTAGACACTGAAGAGAACTGAAATCTTAGAATTGCCTGGGATCGGTGAATTGTCAGGCAGACCAGGCAGCATCACACTTGCACAGGGTATCAGTTCTCATTTCAACACAACTTGCAGAATCTACCTGAGAATTTGAtcaagtttgcatttgttaTAGAGACTTGGCTAACGCCATTTAAGCCATTCATTTAGATGGACCCAACCTAGTTCTATGCAACCGCAACCACTGCAGCTTAGACAACCAAGACAGGCAACGTAAGTTTTTAAGTTCCCTCCCATTCAAAGTGTTTGTGACAGtagcagctttctgctgcacTGCAAAACGCTGCATTTGCAAATCCTCCAGACAAAACACccaaagcactgcagagctCAGAATTCTCTGCCTTCTGCACTGCAGATTTGAGGCAGTCCAGGAGAACTATTACAAACACCAACTAgattttctctgaaacattATAGCAGGAGCAAAAGCAGCATGCAGCTTAAGGAATAGGAtcagcaaagcaggagcagcaggactCCTTTGCCTTCCAAATCTCACCATATACCAACATGCTGCTGAACAGTTCTTGTTGCAAGCTAGATCAGTGTTTGGGTTTTAAGACAGCTCCCCcttgcatttcaaaatacaaatctATCTGTTTATGTGTTTCATTCACTCGCAAACCTACTGTTCTTTGCGATGTATTATTTGTACATGCTCTACAATGTAACATCTTTCTATTTCAAGATTGTTGACATGCGGGTTGTGTAACAGCAAAGAACTACTGGGCAACTTGCATTGTTGTACCACCAAGCATACCTCAGGTGGATAcatgaaaatacacagaaactAAGAAGAGCTGCCAAAAATGGTCCTGCAACAGAacactacacacacacacaatttacATTTTAACTTAATATCTGTgaaggtatttctttttattgataCCTTAGGTTCAGTGTATCCTTATTAGCCAAGGAATTTTTCTTAGTTGTAGCTATACATAGATTTGCCAAGTCCTGCTTTTTACAGACATCCAAAAGAATGCTTCCTGAAGACACAACTTAATTTCTTTAGTTCTATATCCCTATTTCCTGAATTATGAATGGGTTTGTGTATATTTCAGCCTAATATTTCATAAACGCTTGACTTTTGTATTAGCATTAATTACATTTCCCTTTTACAGTTACAActcagctgattttttttctacaatttGAGAATGACCTATGCAGCTGGGCATTCTCTCTCCATTAATTGACCTTGAAGCAATGCAGAGGCAAAGTTGCACTTTTACCATTTCTGTGTTCCTGTAAGATGACCTCCTGTACAGCGATACAGCATCTTCAGGGTACACGCTGTTTCCAGATTAAGCTTCTCTTAAAACACGGCATCTTCTCTGCTATGCTAAATGGAGACGTTCCTTTACCACTTTTACATACTGTATACTCACTGACTTATTAAGGTGACCATATTTACTAACCATATAGttcaactaatttttttctatcagAGAAATATCcatgcttttaatatttttagtttattctgtttattaatAAGCTGGGGCATACTGATCTGTAAAAGGCAGCTTATACAAAGGAGAGCTCCATGAGAAGGCTGAAGATGGTAACAATACATTAAGattcagcaaaaaataaaataaataaccatCCTTACCtttccatattttatttaatagaaCCATTCAGCTCACTTGTTACAGAGACTGCATgtgtttaatttctcttttctgtgtgtctgtatgaTTTTAAGATTATAATAAAGGGTGTAATTCTTGGTTAATTATTGGCATCAGCACtaataaaaagcagcatgaagaAATGGTGGCAAGCAGAAAAAAGGtacaaaagagaggaaaagaggcaAAATACAGTTAGTGGCTTAAGGCAGCACACTGGCTACGCTGGTTGGAGAAAAGTAGAAAGACATTAAAACACACAATTGGCAAGATTAGCAAACAACCGGCCCGGGGTATAACCCTCATACTAGATCAGATTGTAAGAGATTATGGAAGCATTCGCCCCTGCTACTAGCTCACTGTACTAAAAACTAAAATCTTGGAGGAACTGTAGCTTTTGAAGGGCAATTCTAAGCAAGCCTGTGGACATTGTTTCTTATTGTACCATTATGGGATGAAATTTCTTATTGTCTTAGTATGATTTAGCAGCAGTATTCTTTTTATAGGAACTATCAGTGAGATATTTAGGGTTACAGCTATACCTCATATCTTTTcataaatttttgtttgttttttaaaaatgaacaccACAGTCCATGTTTCTCCAAAAAACGTTCTTTGAACTCTATATTCCTCTGCACTTCCTTAGATAAAGTGTCTAAGAACCACACTGGGATTGCAGGTATAACACTGGTCCTTATACTTTAAACAGTGTAGTTCAAAGCATTTTCTATTTGATATAATTGAGTGTTAAtgatttcaggttttttctggATTGCTACTTCAATCATTTTCAAAAGAGGTCCATGGGAGAAGGGCAAGGGTCACTTTTTAGAAGCCTAATGTTAAGATGTACACTCAGAAATAATATGTGTTACTAACACAGATTTATAATCATATAGCACTATAATGAAAAAGAACGTTACTAGGGACAATAAACAGGGCAAAGTACCCATACTTCGCAGTTAACAGCGGATCCTTTATTGGTGTGCTATCATAACACATAGACTGTTATCCACAAATTAACTACTATAAAGTACAATACAACTAATATTTTGCCTGAAAACCAGGAAGGTGAATGAATATATATAGTACACCCGTCTTCAGTACACTAGTATATTTATTAAGGTGATActgcaacttttttctttttctgtaactaaaatattttacacaATTTATAACAAAGGAAGCACTTTGAAGTCTAGAAGCGCAACAGTAACTGTTCAAGGCTTACTCTAAAAATTGTTCAATGGTCattttgagattaaaaaaaaaagtttcccatCTTTCCTACAAACCAACTTATTCTACAGCAAGCATCAgtgcttttcctcctttatgtttcccattttttcccaaacaaaTCTAGTCACATCACAATATTTTGGTAGCTGGTGACAGTTCTAACTGCAAGTCACATTTATATTGCAGCAGACagtaaaaagcagaacaagatgATGTTCAATATTAACCACACAGATATCTCTCTGTCTAAGCCTccctttacattttaaagaacttcCCACCACTACTTCATTAAGCAGAAGAGATATGTAATATATTAGATTAAgtaaaaaaatggaagttttatttCTGGACTGGCACCCCACTCCATTTAAAAAGGATCGTGAGTCATACTTTCTGTATGGTCTTCCATTCGTTTGCCTTCTTTTCCACCTATGCTTTGGCAATTGCCAGGAATCCAATCACTAACAGTCCAGCATTTAGAAAGATCAAAATCATGTTTACTGGAATGCCTGTAAGTAAAAGCAGGTTTACTAACTCTATTCAATTTACTGTACAAAAGTCAGAAAAGCCAGCTATTACATTCTGTACTTCCTACAAGCATCTTTTTCTCCCCGCTTAAAAAATAGAGCCAAAGCCCATCACTACACCTACACACATGAAAAAGGTGGCTATTCTTGATCATTTcttgttggtggggttttgcagatttgttttgctttcttttgttcagaGGTTGTCTTGTGATTTCAGAGACTGAGAGTACAGAAGTGGCAGCCTTTTATTTCTATCACTGTGTATTAATACATGCCTGGCAGCTGCTAACTGCTGCAGGAACTCTTACgatttttcatttattccagGGCTTTCAAGTTACTGGAAGGatttctgccttctctcttACCTAGCACATCAATCTCCTGCCAAccagtagaaaaataaaatagcaaaataaaattacatactGCAGACATGAAATTGTTAAGGATTTCGAACTGCAATATTGCTTAGCACTTACCAATATGAACAGAGGCACAAGAGCTGCACAtcaaaagcaaggaagaggTTTCTTACATCCACCTCAAACTTAAAAGATTAAAGCTTCCAGCTTGAAAATTGGAAAGTGGAATTAAACTATCCCCTAATAGCTTAGCATCAAGGGATAATTATGGCCCATATTAATGATTGCACTTACAAGTCTGATTAATAGCAGCATAATATACCGCCACAAAGTTTGTAACTAATCCAGAAATAGATAACAATAAACTACAAATTGACGGTCAGTCTTCAGATTAAGAGCTAACTGGAGCACAAACCATTCCTTTCTGAATACTGTGCTACAGGTGCTGTcgtaaatacacacacacagtatGCCAAACAGCTTCCCAAACTCTACAGTGAAGCTATCGCCAGCAGCAGTCTCCTGAGCAacagccacctccagcagcaacGTTACGGGTCTGTGGCGTGGCACAGCATTTCCTTGTGAGTTCACTGACACTCAATTCCCTGCTCAGCTTTCAGCAGGCAGAAGAACTGTGATCCTTCCCCCTGCCCAACAGCTGGGGCACATAAAAAGGCTGCCTCATGTCAGGCCGCCTCAGGGTAAAAATTCTAGTCACTCTGAAGCCATGGGGACTTCTTATAACAGATCCAGGGTTTTGTCATGTCTTTTTATACCACTTTTAACTATTGCATCATTTCCACTGACTGTTGATCTGTTAGTAAGGACTGAAGATGGACCATGAAGATGCACGGAGGAATGCTGAATGCAAGCAGCAGGAAGTGTGTATACAAGTACGGATAGTGCAAGGAGTAAAAGGAAGAACAGGTATGTAGAATCTTAAAAGTAGAACCATTTAGTTGTATAGATTTAGAGGCTATGCATCATGCAAGTAAACCCAAATCCACAATTTATGTAAATAAGACCTTTATGCAAATAACCACATAGGGCCCAGGCTTCTCACAAAGTTGCTAGTGCAGCCACCCTGGGTTCTGCAAAAGTTGTGCACTGCCATTAccctctgccacagcagcacttTGCTCCTGCAGCTCAATTCCAGTCTTGGATACATTGGAACATACAATCCAGTGAAATTACAAAACCCATACAATGAAATCAGATACTCTGTTTAGAAATCAGCTACTCTGCTCAAAACTGGATGCAGCGTAGGAGACTTCAGAACATACACTACCATACAAAAATCAGGGTTTACTATCCTGAAAAGTGGGAAACAATGCAAGTACTTTCTTCCGCAGTTCCTTCTACAAATCAACACAGACATTTCTCCACAAATCAATGACCATGTTTTTCTTCCGAAGAATCTCTAAAGCAAGCACAAGATATTGTAAGAGAAAAATCTCAAGAAATCCATACAAGCAGGAAAGTTTGCAGCTTCCTTTTGGGCAGGGAGAAGGATCTGATCTATTAAACGGAATGGAAAACATTAGGGTGTATGAACTCCTGAGGAAACACTATCACAGGTCTGCTGCATGGCACAGACTAATACAGTGCTATAGGTCCTTGTTAATCTCAATTCACCTTCTGCATTTAAGACTCACCTGTTAGTTTAAGATTCAGAGCAAGGAATAAAACTTGCAAtttgactgtattttaaatcaGCACATACTTTGTCTTGTCAAATCAGAGTTACCCAGGATAAAGGGTTAGCTCACCTCCAGATTACTAACTAAACACCAAATTGATTTACAAGCACTCTTAAAGTGTCATAAAAACAAAGTCATATCCATAAACCACTTCATTAAAGTGATTACTGTACCATATGTAAAGCAATATCTCTAAAATAATtgtaactatatatatatacatgatACTCCAACTGAAGTTATAAATTCTCTTTGCCCTGTATTTTAATAACAggaagctgtaatttttttttttatcttcttattagcaaatttcattttattttagagcaaacaaattctgaaattaaaattttatccTTACTACACATGACCAGTCCTCAGTGAAGTCAAAACTGTTGGCGTGCACCAAAGGGTAAAATTTGGCTTAACCTGACCGCAGGTAACTCCATACTGTCATATGTATGATATAAGGTAATATAATCTCACACAGTGATACCTTCTATCATGATGAAAAAGACTGCTTTTCCAAACAGTGAGAACAAGAATAATCTTTTAAATCACATTCAGCACTAACATATGGAGTATCTGTATATTGAATTCAAACCCAGGTATCAATACAATTTACTTTCCTTAAACCGTacttaaaaccattttttcGAATTTGaggtgacattaaaaaaaacaggtcagttttctttttcattaatttcctttctgcttgtAAATACTGAGGTCACAACTTCAAGACATTCTGCAACACTCTTTGTAATGTATCCACAAGCGATAGAAAAGCAACGTTTAGAAAAAACTATTTCTAAATAATTCTTTGACAGAGCATTTGACTTTGTTCCTGTAATCTTTGTGTAATTTTATAAACGCTTTAGCTTCACATGCTATTTTACATCCTTCAACT
Encoded proteins:
- the CHRNA5 gene encoding neuronal acetylcholine receptor subunit alpha-5 isoform X1; this translates as MAELAAWLRCGRPLLLLTCFFAPFPGQPGAGPAARAPPAGISEPSFIAKSEDRLFKHLFEDYQRWVRPVERLNDTIKIKFGLAISQLVDVDEKNQLMTTNVWLKQEWIDVKLRWNPEDYAGITSIRVPSDSIWIPDIVLYDNADGRFEGTSTKTVVKYDGTIAWTPPANYKSSCTIDVTFFPFDLQNCSMKFGSWTYDGSQVDIVLEDYDVDKRDFFDNGEWEIVTATGSKGNRTDGCCWYPFVTYSFIIRRLPLFYTLFLIIPCIGLSFLTVLVFYLPSNEGEKISLCTSVLVSLTVFLLVIEEIIPSSSKVIPLIGEYLVFTMIFVTLSIVITVFAINIHHRSSSTHNAMAPWVRKIFLHKLPKLLCMRSHVDRYFAQKEETGNVNGSESSRNTLEAALDSIRYITRHVMKENEVREVVEDWKFIAQVLDRMFLWTFLLVSIIGSLVLFIPVIHKWASIIVPTHIGSTNA
- the CHRNA5 gene encoding neuronal acetylcholine receptor subunit alpha-5 isoform X2, which produces MAELAAWLRCGRPLLLLTCFFAPFPGQPGAGPAARAPPAGISEPSFIAKSEDRLFKHLFEDYQRWVRPVERLNDTIKIKFGLAISQLVDVDEKNQLMTTNVWLKQEWIDVKLRWNPEDYAGITSIRVPSDSIWIPDIVLYDNADGRFEGTSTKTVVKYDGTIAWTPPANYKSSCTIDVTFFPFDLQNCSMKFGSWTYDGSQVDIVLEDYDVDKRDFFDNGEWEIVTATGSKGNRTDGCCCCFA